One part of the Anopheles merus strain MAF chromosome 3L, AmerM5.1, whole genome shotgun sequence genome encodes these proteins:
- the LOC121600634 gene encoding inositol polyphosphate 5-phosphatase K isoform X1 → MSHCDNNWNVNLVRFVPLALRIYIVTWNVSTKFPENISLNKLLGLENRPEQDSHLPDFFVIGLQEVNAQPQNTLYNLFKDDLWTQKFKEVLKERDYVVIKTEQMQGLLLSVFARRKHLLHLRQVETEYTRTGLGGIWGNKGAVSIRMNVYGSSICLVNAHLAAHDHMLEERINDYERIVQEQKFHVKAKETIFDHDYVFWFGDLNFRLTGEATTSADEIRAMVARDELKQLIEKDQLLLVRREGRAFAQLQERLPQFPPTFKFEHGSNEYDMKRRPAWTDRILYAVNENNYRNVRLTAEQTSYKSHPSYSISDHKPVTSEFTLKCSVEGSRDENGNTQYATTATSRKLKTIRRKKRHPVALHTARTADARVNRKPQYSGEHFRKQHNNRLSYKLAMANNTDVHSFDDLVTDLIDYGQVYEDTTERTVSFKPIELWLVGEPNTIEYVIPNGFEEGNADWIGIYRENFTSLSEYLAYEYTETYKDKQHQLNEQQLQHMQNTRTVQLTFSENVSLPLGTRYQLLYFQSTGTRGVTGLVGISPAFGVEKRCPSPSFDEID, encoded by the exons ATGAGTCACTGTGATAACAACTGGAATGTAAA TCTCGTCCGTTTTGTACCTCTCGCCCTCAGAATCTACATCGTGACCTGGAACGTCAGTACAAAGTTCCCGGAAAACATCTCCCTCAATAAGCTGCTTGGGCTGGAGAATCGGCCCGAACAGGACTCGCATCTGCCGGACTTTTTTGTGATCGG ACTTCAGGAAGTGAATGCGCAGCCTCAGAACACCCTGTACAACCTGTTCAAGGATGATCTGTGGACGCAAAAGTTCAAGGAGGTGCTGAAGGAGCGCGACTACGTTGTGATCAAGACGGAGCAGATGCAGGGTTTGCTGCTGTCGGTGTTTGCCCGCCGGAAACATCTGCTCCATCTGCGACAGGTGGAGACGGAGTACACCCGGACGGGACTGGGTGGTATATGG GGTAACAAGGGCGCGGTAAGCATACGCATGAACGTGTACGGCAGCTCGATCTGTCTGGTGAACGCACACCTTGCCGCACACGATCACATGCTGGAGGAGCGCATCAACGACTACGAGCGGATCGTGCAGGAGCAGAAGTTCCACGTCAAGGCAAAGGAAACCATCTTCGATCATGA CTACGTGTTCTGGTTTGGGGATCTAAACTTCCGACTAACGGGCGAAGCGACCACGTCCGCCGACGAGATCCGTGCGATGGTGGCACGGGACGAGCTGAAGCAGCTGATCGAGAAGGACCAGCTGCTGCTAGTGCGACGGGAGGGGCGTGCGTTCGCCCAGCTCCAGGAACGGCTGCCACAGTTCCCGCCAACGTTCAAGTTCGAGCACGGTAGCAACGAGTACGATATGAA ACGAAGGCCTGCCTGGACGGATCGGATACTGTACGCGGTGAACGAGAACAACTATCGCAACGTGCGCCTCACCGCCGAACAAACGTCCTACAAGAGCCATCCCAGCTACAGTATTAGCGATCACAAACCGGTCACTAGTGAATTCACGCTCAAG TGCTCGGTCGAGGGTAGTCGGGATGAGAACGGCAATACGCAGTACGCTACCACCGCTACTAGCCGGAAGCTTAAGACGATACGGCGCAAGAAACGGCATCCCGTCGCGCTGCACACTGCCCGAACGGCGGATGCGAGG gtgaatcgAAAGCCACAGTACAGTGGGGAACACTTCCGGAAGCAGCATAACAACCGGCTCAGCTACAAGCTGGCCATGGCTAACAATACGGACGTGCATTCGTTCGACGATCTCGTAACGGATCTGATTGATTACGGGCAGGTGTACGAGGACACGACCGAGCGCACCGTCAGCTTCAAGCCGATCGAGCTGTGGCTGGTCGGCGAACCGAACACGATCGAGTACGTCATCCCGAACGGGTTCGAGGAGGGCAACGCCGACTGGATCGGAATTTATCGG gaGAACTTTACTAGTCTGAGCGAGTACCTGGCGTACGAGTACACGGAAACGTACAAGGACAAGCAGCACCAGCTGaacgagcagcagctgcagcacatGCAGAACACGCGCACGGTGCAGCTGACGTTCTCGGAGAACGTGAGCCTGCCGCTCGGGACGCGCTACCAGCTGCTCTACTTCCAGAGCACCGGTACGCGCGGTGTGACCGGGCTGGTCGGCATCAGTCCCGCGTTCGGCGTCGAGAAGCGGTGCCCATCGCCCTCGTTTGATGAGATCGATTGA
- the LOC121600634 gene encoding inositol polyphosphate 5-phosphatase K isoform X2 gives MSHCDNNWNVKIYIVTWNVSTKFPENISLNKLLGLENRPEQDSHLPDFFVIGLQEVNAQPQNTLYNLFKDDLWTQKFKEVLKERDYVVIKTEQMQGLLLSVFARRKHLLHLRQVETEYTRTGLGGIWGNKGAVSIRMNVYGSSICLVNAHLAAHDHMLEERINDYERIVQEQKFHVKAKETIFDHDYVFWFGDLNFRLTGEATTSADEIRAMVARDELKQLIEKDQLLLVRREGRAFAQLQERLPQFPPTFKFEHGSNEYDMKRRPAWTDRILYAVNENNYRNVRLTAEQTSYKSHPSYSISDHKPVTSEFTLKCSVEGSRDENGNTQYATTATSRKLKTIRRKKRHPVALHTARTADARVNRKPQYSGEHFRKQHNNRLSYKLAMANNTDVHSFDDLVTDLIDYGQVYEDTTERTVSFKPIELWLVGEPNTIEYVIPNGFEEGNADWIGIYRENFTSLSEYLAYEYTETYKDKQHQLNEQQLQHMQNTRTVQLTFSENVSLPLGTRYQLLYFQSTGTRGVTGLVGISPAFGVEKRCPSPSFDEID, from the exons ATGAGTCACTGTGATAACAACTGGAATGTAAA AATCTACATCGTGACCTGGAACGTCAGTACAAAGTTCCCGGAAAACATCTCCCTCAATAAGCTGCTTGGGCTGGAGAATCGGCCCGAACAGGACTCGCATCTGCCGGACTTTTTTGTGATCGG ACTTCAGGAAGTGAATGCGCAGCCTCAGAACACCCTGTACAACCTGTTCAAGGATGATCTGTGGACGCAAAAGTTCAAGGAGGTGCTGAAGGAGCGCGACTACGTTGTGATCAAGACGGAGCAGATGCAGGGTTTGCTGCTGTCGGTGTTTGCCCGCCGGAAACATCTGCTCCATCTGCGACAGGTGGAGACGGAGTACACCCGGACGGGACTGGGTGGTATATGG GGTAACAAGGGCGCGGTAAGCATACGCATGAACGTGTACGGCAGCTCGATCTGTCTGGTGAACGCACACCTTGCCGCACACGATCACATGCTGGAGGAGCGCATCAACGACTACGAGCGGATCGTGCAGGAGCAGAAGTTCCACGTCAAGGCAAAGGAAACCATCTTCGATCATGA CTACGTGTTCTGGTTTGGGGATCTAAACTTCCGACTAACGGGCGAAGCGACCACGTCCGCCGACGAGATCCGTGCGATGGTGGCACGGGACGAGCTGAAGCAGCTGATCGAGAAGGACCAGCTGCTGCTAGTGCGACGGGAGGGGCGTGCGTTCGCCCAGCTCCAGGAACGGCTGCCACAGTTCCCGCCAACGTTCAAGTTCGAGCACGGTAGCAACGAGTACGATATGAA ACGAAGGCCTGCCTGGACGGATCGGATACTGTACGCGGTGAACGAGAACAACTATCGCAACGTGCGCCTCACCGCCGAACAAACGTCCTACAAGAGCCATCCCAGCTACAGTATTAGCGATCACAAACCGGTCACTAGTGAATTCACGCTCAAG TGCTCGGTCGAGGGTAGTCGGGATGAGAACGGCAATACGCAGTACGCTACCACCGCTACTAGCCGGAAGCTTAAGACGATACGGCGCAAGAAACGGCATCCCGTCGCGCTGCACACTGCCCGAACGGCGGATGCGAGG gtgaatcgAAAGCCACAGTACAGTGGGGAACACTTCCGGAAGCAGCATAACAACCGGCTCAGCTACAAGCTGGCCATGGCTAACAATACGGACGTGCATTCGTTCGACGATCTCGTAACGGATCTGATTGATTACGGGCAGGTGTACGAGGACACGACCGAGCGCACCGTCAGCTTCAAGCCGATCGAGCTGTGGCTGGTCGGCGAACCGAACACGATCGAGTACGTCATCCCGAACGGGTTCGAGGAGGGCAACGCCGACTGGATCGGAATTTATCGG gaGAACTTTACTAGTCTGAGCGAGTACCTGGCGTACGAGTACACGGAAACGTACAAGGACAAGCAGCACCAGCTGaacgagcagcagctgcagcacatGCAGAACACGCGCACGGTGCAGCTGACGTTCTCGGAGAACGTGAGCCTGCCGCTCGGGACGCGCTACCAGCTGCTCTACTTCCAGAGCACCGGTACGCGCGGTGTGACCGGGCTGGTCGGCATCAGTCCCGCGTTCGGCGTCGAGAAGCGGTGCCCATCGCCCTCGTTTGATGAGATCGATTGA
- the LOC121600634 gene encoding phosphatidylinositol 4,5-bisphosphate 5-phosphatase A isoform X3 → MSHCDNNWNVNLVRFVPLALRIYIVTWNVSTKFPENISLNKLLGLENRPEQDSHLPDFFVIGLQEVNAQPQNTLYNLFKDDLWTQKFKEVLKERDYVVIKTEQMQGLLLSVFARRKHLLHLRQVETEYTRTGLGGIWGNKGAVSIRMNVYGSSICLVNAHLAAHDHMLEERINDYERIVQEQKFHVKAKETIFDHDYVFWFGDLNFRLTGEATTSADEIRAMVARDELKQLIEKDQLLLVRREGRAFAQLQERLPQFPPTFKFEHGSNEYDMKRRPAWTDRILYAVNENNYRNVRLTAEQTSYKSHPSYSISDHKPVTSEFTLKVNRKPQYSGEHFRKQHNNRLSYKLAMANNTDVHSFDDLVTDLIDYGQVYEDTTERTVSFKPIELWLVGEPNTIEYVIPNGFEEGNADWIGIYRENFTSLSEYLAYEYTETYKDKQHQLNEQQLQHMQNTRTVQLTFSENVSLPLGTRYQLLYFQSTGTRGVTGLVGISPAFGVEKRCPSPSFDEID, encoded by the exons ATGAGTCACTGTGATAACAACTGGAATGTAAA TCTCGTCCGTTTTGTACCTCTCGCCCTCAGAATCTACATCGTGACCTGGAACGTCAGTACAAAGTTCCCGGAAAACATCTCCCTCAATAAGCTGCTTGGGCTGGAGAATCGGCCCGAACAGGACTCGCATCTGCCGGACTTTTTTGTGATCGG ACTTCAGGAAGTGAATGCGCAGCCTCAGAACACCCTGTACAACCTGTTCAAGGATGATCTGTGGACGCAAAAGTTCAAGGAGGTGCTGAAGGAGCGCGACTACGTTGTGATCAAGACGGAGCAGATGCAGGGTTTGCTGCTGTCGGTGTTTGCCCGCCGGAAACATCTGCTCCATCTGCGACAGGTGGAGACGGAGTACACCCGGACGGGACTGGGTGGTATATGG GGTAACAAGGGCGCGGTAAGCATACGCATGAACGTGTACGGCAGCTCGATCTGTCTGGTGAACGCACACCTTGCCGCACACGATCACATGCTGGAGGAGCGCATCAACGACTACGAGCGGATCGTGCAGGAGCAGAAGTTCCACGTCAAGGCAAAGGAAACCATCTTCGATCATGA CTACGTGTTCTGGTTTGGGGATCTAAACTTCCGACTAACGGGCGAAGCGACCACGTCCGCCGACGAGATCCGTGCGATGGTGGCACGGGACGAGCTGAAGCAGCTGATCGAGAAGGACCAGCTGCTGCTAGTGCGACGGGAGGGGCGTGCGTTCGCCCAGCTCCAGGAACGGCTGCCACAGTTCCCGCCAACGTTCAAGTTCGAGCACGGTAGCAACGAGTACGATATGAA ACGAAGGCCTGCCTGGACGGATCGGATACTGTACGCGGTGAACGAGAACAACTATCGCAACGTGCGCCTCACCGCCGAACAAACGTCCTACAAGAGCCATCCCAGCTACAGTATTAGCGATCACAAACCGGTCACTAGTGAATTCACGCTCAAG gtgaatcgAAAGCCACAGTACAGTGGGGAACACTTCCGGAAGCAGCATAACAACCGGCTCAGCTACAAGCTGGCCATGGCTAACAATACGGACGTGCATTCGTTCGACGATCTCGTAACGGATCTGATTGATTACGGGCAGGTGTACGAGGACACGACCGAGCGCACCGTCAGCTTCAAGCCGATCGAGCTGTGGCTGGTCGGCGAACCGAACACGATCGAGTACGTCATCCCGAACGGGTTCGAGGAGGGCAACGCCGACTGGATCGGAATTTATCGG gaGAACTTTACTAGTCTGAGCGAGTACCTGGCGTACGAGTACACGGAAACGTACAAGGACAAGCAGCACCAGCTGaacgagcagcagctgcagcacatGCAGAACACGCGCACGGTGCAGCTGACGTTCTCGGAGAACGTGAGCCTGCCGCTCGGGACGCGCTACCAGCTGCTCTACTTCCAGAGCACCGGTACGCGCGGTGTGACCGGGCTGGTCGGCATCAGTCCCGCGTTCGGCGTCGAGAAGCGGTGCCCATCGCCCTCGTTTGATGAGATCGATTGA
- the LOC121600634 gene encoding phosphatidylinositol 4,5-bisphosphate 5-phosphatase A isoform X5 produces the protein MFGRKSSKRRRKSYPVKQDHRTYNACRIYIVTWNVSTKFPENISLNKLLGLENRPEQDSHLPDFFVIGLQEVNAQPQNTLYNLFKDDLWTQKFKEVLKERDYVVIKTEQMQGLLLSVFARRKHLLHLRQVETEYTRTGLGGIWGNKGAVSIRMNVYGSSICLVNAHLAAHDHMLEERINDYERIVQEQKFHVKAKETIFDHDYVFWFGDLNFRLTGEATTSADEIRAMVARDELKQLIEKDQLLLVRREGRAFAQLQERLPQFPPTFKFEHGSNEYDMKRRPAWTDRILYAVNENNYRNVRLTAEQTSYKSHPSYSISDHKPVTSEFTLKVYEDTTERTVSFKPIELWLVGEPNTIEYVIPNGFEEGNADWIGIYRENFTSLSEYLAYEYTETYKDKQHQLNEQQLQHMQNTRTVQLTFSENVSLPLGTRYQLLYFQSTGTRGVTGLVGISPAFGVEKRCPSPSFDEID, from the exons ATGTTTGGGCGCAAGTCTTCCAAGCGACGCCGGAAGTCGTACCCAGTGAAGCAGGACCATCGGACGTACAATGCCTGCAG AATCTACATCGTGACCTGGAACGTCAGTACAAAGTTCCCGGAAAACATCTCCCTCAATAAGCTGCTTGGGCTGGAGAATCGGCCCGAACAGGACTCGCATCTGCCGGACTTTTTTGTGATCGG ACTTCAGGAAGTGAATGCGCAGCCTCAGAACACCCTGTACAACCTGTTCAAGGATGATCTGTGGACGCAAAAGTTCAAGGAGGTGCTGAAGGAGCGCGACTACGTTGTGATCAAGACGGAGCAGATGCAGGGTTTGCTGCTGTCGGTGTTTGCCCGCCGGAAACATCTGCTCCATCTGCGACAGGTGGAGACGGAGTACACCCGGACGGGACTGGGTGGTATATGG GGTAACAAGGGCGCGGTAAGCATACGCATGAACGTGTACGGCAGCTCGATCTGTCTGGTGAACGCACACCTTGCCGCACACGATCACATGCTGGAGGAGCGCATCAACGACTACGAGCGGATCGTGCAGGAGCAGAAGTTCCACGTCAAGGCAAAGGAAACCATCTTCGATCATGA CTACGTGTTCTGGTTTGGGGATCTAAACTTCCGACTAACGGGCGAAGCGACCACGTCCGCCGACGAGATCCGTGCGATGGTGGCACGGGACGAGCTGAAGCAGCTGATCGAGAAGGACCAGCTGCTGCTAGTGCGACGGGAGGGGCGTGCGTTCGCCCAGCTCCAGGAACGGCTGCCACAGTTCCCGCCAACGTTCAAGTTCGAGCACGGTAGCAACGAGTACGATATGAA ACGAAGGCCTGCCTGGACGGATCGGATACTGTACGCGGTGAACGAGAACAACTATCGCAACGTGCGCCTCACCGCCGAACAAACGTCCTACAAGAGCCATCCCAGCTACAGTATTAGCGATCACAAACCGGTCACTAGTGAATTCACGCTCAAG GTGTACGAGGACACGACCGAGCGCACCGTCAGCTTCAAGCCGATCGAGCTGTGGCTGGTCGGCGAACCGAACACGATCGAGTACGTCATCCCGAACGGGTTCGAGGAGGGCAACGCCGACTGGATCGGAATTTATCGG gaGAACTTTACTAGTCTGAGCGAGTACCTGGCGTACGAGTACACGGAAACGTACAAGGACAAGCAGCACCAGCTGaacgagcagcagctgcagcacatGCAGAACACGCGCACGGTGCAGCTGACGTTCTCGGAGAACGTGAGCCTGCCGCTCGGGACGCGCTACCAGCTGCTCTACTTCCAGAGCACCGGTACGCGCGGTGTGACCGGGCTGGTCGGCATCAGTCCCGCGTTCGGCGTCGAGAAGCGGTGCCCATCGCCCTCGTTTGATGAGATCGATTGA
- the LOC121600634 gene encoding phosphatidylinositol 4,5-bisphosphate 5-phosphatase A isoform X4, translating into MSHCDNNWNVNLVRFVPLALRIYIVTWNVSTKFPENISLNKLLGLENRPEQDSHLPDFFVIGLQEVNAQPQNTLYNLFKDDLWTQKFKEVLKERDYVVIKTEQMQGLLLSVFARRKHLLHLRQVETEYTRTGLGGIWGNKGAVSIRMNVYGSSICLVNAHLAAHDHMLEERINDYERIVQEQKFHVKAKETIFDHDYVFWFGDLNFRLTGEATTSADEIRAMVARDELKQLIEKDQLLLVRREGRAFAQLQERLPQFPPTFKFEHGSNEYDMKRRPAWTDRILYAVNENNYRNVRLTAEQTSYKSHPSYSISDHKPVTSEFTLKVYEDTTERTVSFKPIELWLVGEPNTIEYVIPNGFEEGNADWIGIYRENFTSLSEYLAYEYTETYKDKQHQLNEQQLQHMQNTRTVQLTFSENVSLPLGTRYQLLYFQSTGTRGVTGLVGISPAFGVEKRCPSPSFDEID; encoded by the exons ATGAGTCACTGTGATAACAACTGGAATGTAAA TCTCGTCCGTTTTGTACCTCTCGCCCTCAGAATCTACATCGTGACCTGGAACGTCAGTACAAAGTTCCCGGAAAACATCTCCCTCAATAAGCTGCTTGGGCTGGAGAATCGGCCCGAACAGGACTCGCATCTGCCGGACTTTTTTGTGATCGG ACTTCAGGAAGTGAATGCGCAGCCTCAGAACACCCTGTACAACCTGTTCAAGGATGATCTGTGGACGCAAAAGTTCAAGGAGGTGCTGAAGGAGCGCGACTACGTTGTGATCAAGACGGAGCAGATGCAGGGTTTGCTGCTGTCGGTGTTTGCCCGCCGGAAACATCTGCTCCATCTGCGACAGGTGGAGACGGAGTACACCCGGACGGGACTGGGTGGTATATGG GGTAACAAGGGCGCGGTAAGCATACGCATGAACGTGTACGGCAGCTCGATCTGTCTGGTGAACGCACACCTTGCCGCACACGATCACATGCTGGAGGAGCGCATCAACGACTACGAGCGGATCGTGCAGGAGCAGAAGTTCCACGTCAAGGCAAAGGAAACCATCTTCGATCATGA CTACGTGTTCTGGTTTGGGGATCTAAACTTCCGACTAACGGGCGAAGCGACCACGTCCGCCGACGAGATCCGTGCGATGGTGGCACGGGACGAGCTGAAGCAGCTGATCGAGAAGGACCAGCTGCTGCTAGTGCGACGGGAGGGGCGTGCGTTCGCCCAGCTCCAGGAACGGCTGCCACAGTTCCCGCCAACGTTCAAGTTCGAGCACGGTAGCAACGAGTACGATATGAA ACGAAGGCCTGCCTGGACGGATCGGATACTGTACGCGGTGAACGAGAACAACTATCGCAACGTGCGCCTCACCGCCGAACAAACGTCCTACAAGAGCCATCCCAGCTACAGTATTAGCGATCACAAACCGGTCACTAGTGAATTCACGCTCAAG GTGTACGAGGACACGACCGAGCGCACCGTCAGCTTCAAGCCGATCGAGCTGTGGCTGGTCGGCGAACCGAACACGATCGAGTACGTCATCCCGAACGGGTTCGAGGAGGGCAACGCCGACTGGATCGGAATTTATCGG gaGAACTTTACTAGTCTGAGCGAGTACCTGGCGTACGAGTACACGGAAACGTACAAGGACAAGCAGCACCAGCTGaacgagcagcagctgcagcacatGCAGAACACGCGCACGGTGCAGCTGACGTTCTCGGAGAACGTGAGCCTGCCGCTCGGGACGCGCTACCAGCTGCTCTACTTCCAGAGCACCGGTACGCGCGGTGTGACCGGGCTGGTCGGCATCAGTCCCGCGTTCGGCGTCGAGAAGCGGTGCCCATCGCCCTCGTTTGATGAGATCGATTGA